One window of Peteryoungia desertarenae genomic DNA carries:
- a CDS encoding DUF6163 family protein — MELDSTQTPKRSLTEITYVIFLRMVAIACLWFGLQYWGMLVGLTHSGYARFDLLSLPWRTASSTLAVVFPVAALGLWLGGSWGPVIWLIAATGQALMFGVWSNIFGTNAIVLILHASVALVFIAFRLALWFEKRQARGEITVDSP, encoded by the coding sequence ATGGAACTTGATTCGACGCAAACGCCGAAGCGAAGCCTGACGGAGATCACCTATGTGATTTTCCTCCGCATGGTCGCCATTGCTTGTCTATGGTTTGGGTTGCAATACTGGGGCATGTTGGTGGGTTTGACCCATTCGGGCTATGCGCGTTTCGACCTCTTGTCTTTGCCATGGCGTACGGCCTCGTCGACACTGGCCGTCGTCTTTCCGGTTGCGGCACTGGGACTATGGTTGGGCGGCTCCTGGGGGCCGGTCATCTGGCTGATTGCCGCAACCGGACAAGCCCTGATGTTTGGCGTTTGGTCCAACATTTTCGGAACCAATGCGATCGTTTTGATCCTGCATGCCAGCGTCGCGCTTGTCTTCATCGCATTCCGTCTGGCATTGTGGTTCGAGAAGAGACAGGCGCGCGGCGAGATAACGGTTGATTCACCCTGA
- a CDS encoding arginyltransferase, with product MNTQTSPSPQFYLTAPAPCPYLAGEMERKVFTHLVGPRAPEMNDLLTQGGFRRSQNIAYRPACESCRACVSVRIVVDEFVPSRAFKRVEAANQDLISTVFPAQPSTEQFSLFRAYLDSRHQNGGMSDMSALDYAIMVEDTHVATRVIEYRLRSPGDGLEAQPKGELIAVALSDMMSDGLSMVYSFFNPALEKRSLGTMMVLDHIRRAKALGLPHVYLGYWVRGSRKMGYKTRFQPQEHLTNRGWERFDVDAEPEA from the coding sequence ATGAACACACAGACCTCGCCTTCCCCGCAATTCTATCTTACGGCACCGGCGCCGTGCCCCTATCTTGCGGGTGAGATGGAGCGCAAGGTCTTCACGCACCTCGTCGGGCCGCGGGCTCCTGAAATGAACGACCTCTTGACCCAGGGTGGGTTCCGTCGCTCCCAGAATATAGCCTATCGTCCAGCCTGCGAATCCTGCCGCGCCTGCGTGTCCGTTCGCATCGTGGTCGATGAATTCGTTCCCTCACGCGCCTTCAAACGGGTGGAGGCAGCCAATCAGGATCTGATTTCGACCGTCTTCCCGGCTCAGCCCTCCACCGAGCAGTTTTCACTCTTTCGCGCCTATCTTGACAGTCGGCACCAGAATGGCGGCATGTCGGACATGTCTGCTCTCGACTATGCGATCATGGTGGAGGACACGCATGTGGCGACGCGTGTCATTGAATATCGCCTGCGCAGCCCGGGCGACGGGCTTGAGGCGCAGCCGAAGGGCGAACTCATCGCCGTGGCGCTGTCCGACATGATGAGCGACGGATTGTCGATGGTGTATTCATTCTTCAATCCCGCACTGGAGAAGCGGTCGCTTGGGACGATGATGGTGCTTGACCATATCCGCCGGGCAAAGGCGCTTGGCCTCCCGCATGTCTATCTCGGCTACTGGGTGCGCGGATCGCGAAAAATGGGCTACAAGACCCGCTTCCAGCCGCAGGAACATCTCACCAATCGGGGCTGGGAGCGCTTTGACGTGGATGCCGAACCCGAAGCCTGA
- the parC gene encoding DNA topoisomerase IV subunit A, translating into MGKNLLPPEDGGDNIQPVDLKAALEERYLAYALSTIMHRALPDVRDGLKPVHRRIIHAMSEMGIRPNSAFKKCARIVGDVIGKFHPHGDQSVYDALVRLAQDFSQRYPIVDGQGNFGNIDGDSAAAYRYTEARMTDVAALLLEGIDQDAVDFRPTYNEEDDEPVVMPGAFPNLLANGSSGIAVGMATSIPPHNVHELCDAALYLIKKPDATVDELLADPANPQRGGIEGPDFPTGGVIVESRESMLETYRTGRGGFRVRAKWETEDLGRGGYQIIVTQIPFQVQKSRLIEKIAELLIARKLPLLEDIRDESAEDVRIVLVPKSRTVDPTILMESLFKLTELENRVPLNMNVLSQGKVPKVMALNEVLSEWLHHRRDVLVRRSRFRLAAIDRRLEILGGLLIAYLNLDEVIRIIREEDEPKEVLIQRFTLTDNQAEAILNMRLRNLRKLEEFEIRKEHEALSAEKAEIEALLASEDKLWQTVAWEIGEVKKKFAKATELGRRRTVFANAPEADLEAIQQAMIEKEPITVVISQKGWIRALKGHIADTSSLTFKEGDALKLVFPAQTTDKILVVTTGGKFYTLGGDKLPGGRGHGEPIRLMIDMENDQDVLTAFVHDPMRKLLLSSTAGNGFVVPEAELVANTRKGKQIMNVAMPDEAKLVIPVSGDHVAVVGENRKLVVFPLAQIPEMTRGKGVRLQRYKDGGVSDIKCFAMADGLTWEDSAGRVFTKSKEELLEWMGDRASAGRAVPKGFPRSGRFSG; encoded by the coding sequence ATGGGCAAAAATCTACTTCCCCCCGAAGATGGTGGCGACAATATACAGCCGGTCGACCTGAAGGCGGCGCTCGAGGAGCGCTATCTCGCCTATGCCTTGTCGACGATCATGCACCGTGCGCTGCCAGACGTGCGCGACGGATTGAAGCCTGTGCATCGCCGCATCATCCATGCGATGAGCGAAATGGGCATCCGGCCCAATTCGGCCTTCAAGAAATGCGCCCGTATCGTCGGCGACGTGATCGGTAAGTTCCATCCACATGGCGACCAGTCCGTCTATGACGCGCTCGTGCGACTGGCGCAGGACTTCTCCCAGCGTTATCCGATCGTCGACGGGCAGGGGAATTTCGGCAATATCGATGGCGATAGTGCCGCGGCCTATCGTTACACCGAAGCCCGCATGACGGACGTTGCGGCCCTCCTGCTCGAAGGGATCGACCAGGACGCCGTTGACTTCCGCCCGACGTACAACGAGGAAGATGACGAACCGGTCGTCATGCCTGGCGCCTTTCCGAACCTTCTGGCAAACGGCTCGTCCGGTATTGCGGTCGGCATGGCAACCTCTATTCCGCCGCACAATGTGCATGAGCTTTGCGACGCCGCGCTTTATCTGATCAAGAAACCGGATGCGACGGTGGACGAGCTGCTGGCCGATCCTGCCAATCCCCAGCGGGGCGGCATCGAGGGACCGGATTTCCCGACCGGCGGCGTGATCGTCGAAAGCCGCGAATCCATGCTCGAAACCTACCGCACGGGGCGTGGCGGCTTTCGTGTTCGTGCCAAGTGGGAGACCGAGGATCTCGGTCGTGGCGGCTACCAGATCATCGTTACGCAGATCCCGTTTCAGGTTCAGAAGTCGCGCCTGATCGAGAAGATCGCCGAACTGCTGATCGCCCGCAAGCTGCCCCTTCTCGAAGACATTCGCGACGAGTCGGCGGAAGATGTCCGCATCGTACTGGTGCCGAAGAGCCGGACGGTTGATCCGACCATCCTGATGGAATCGCTGTTCAAGCTGACCGAGCTTGAAAACCGCGTGCCGCTGAACATGAACGTGCTGTCACAGGGCAAGGTGCCCAAGGTGATGGCGCTGAACGAAGTCCTGAGCGAGTGGCTGCATCACCGCAGGGATGTGCTGGTCCGGCGCTCAAGATTTCGGCTGGCGGCCATTGACCGCAGGCTGGAGATCCTCGGCGGTCTTCTGATTGCCTATCTCAATCTCGACGAGGTGATCCGCATCATCCGCGAGGAGGATGAGCCGAAGGAGGTGCTTATCCAGCGCTTCACGCTGACCGACAATCAGGCCGAGGCGATCCTGAACATGCGCCTGCGCAACCTGCGCAAGCTGGAAGAATTCGAGATCCGCAAGGAACATGAGGCGCTCTCTGCGGAAAAGGCCGAGATCGAAGCGCTGCTCGCCTCCGAGGATAAGCTCTGGCAGACGGTTGCTTGGGAGATCGGTGAGGTCAAGAAGAAGTTCGCCAAGGCAACGGAATTGGGGCGTCGCCGTACCGTCTTCGCCAACGCGCCGGAGGCTGACCTGGAGGCAATCCAGCAGGCGATGATCGAGAAGGAACCGATCACCGTTGTCATTTCTCAAAAGGGCTGGATCAGGGCTCTCAAGGGTCACATTGCAGACACGTCATCACTGACCTTCAAGGAAGGCGATGCGCTCAAGCTTGTGTTTCCAGCGCAGACCACCGACAAGATCCTCGTGGTTACGACCGGCGGCAAGTTCTACACCCTGGGCGGCGACAAGCTGCCAGGGGGGCGCGGGCATGGGGAGCCGATCCGCCTGATGATCGACATGGAGAATGATCAGGATGTCCTGACGGCCTTCGTGCATGATCCCATGCGCAAACTTCTGCTGTCATCGACTGCCGGTAACGGCTTTGTCGTGCCGGAAGCGGAGCTGGTTGCCAATACCCGCAAGGGCAAGCAGATCATGAATGTGGCCATGCCGGACGAGGCGAAACTGGTGATACCGGTCTCGGGAGACCACGTGGCCGTGGTCGGAGAGAACCGCAAGCTGGTTGTCTTCCCGCTCGCCCAGATCCCGGAAATGACGCGCGGCAAAGGCGTGCGCTTGCAGCGCTACAAGGATGGCGGTGTCTCGGACATCAAATGCTTTGCCATGGCAGATGGCCTGACCTGGGAAGACAGCGCCGGGCGCGTCTTCACCAAGTCCAAGGAGGAACTGCTGGAATGGATGGGCGATCGTGCCTCGGCTGGGCGGGCTGTTCCCAAGGGCTTCCCGCGCAGCGGTCGCTTCTCGGGATAG
- the aspS gene encoding aspartate--tRNA ligase yields MHRYRSHTCAALRKSDVGSTVRLSGWVHRVRDHGGVLFIDLRDHYGITQVVADPDSPAFKLAETVRGEWVIRIDGLVKARTEDTVNKTMPTGEIELYAQEIEVLSAAKELPLPIFGEPDYPEDVRLKYRFLDLRRDTLHKNIVKRTQIISAMRTGMAEAGFAEYTTPILTASSPEGARDFLVPSRIHEGKFFALPQAPQQYKQLLMVAGFDRYFQIAPCFRDEDPRADRLPGEFYQLDVEMSFVTQEDVWGTMEPMMTKVFEQFAEGKPVTKQWPRIPYDEAIRKYGSDKPDLRNPIVMQAVTDHFRDSGFKIFANMIASNPKVEVWAIPAKTGGSRAFCDRMNAWAQSTGQPGLGYIFWKEEDGKIAGSGPLAKNIGEERTEAIRTQLGLEAGDACFFVAGDPAKFYKFAGEARTRAGEELNLVDRDRFEMCWIVDFPFYEWNEDEKKIDFAHNPFSMPQGGLEALESQDPLSLKAYQYDAVCNGFEIASGSIRNQSPELMVKAFELVGLSKDDVEERFGGMYRAFQYGAPPHGGCAFGIDRVVMLLVGAKNLREISLFPMNQQAQDLLMNAPSPATPTQLRELALRVVPQPKKD; encoded by the coding sequence ATGCATCGTTACCGCAGCCACACCTGTGCCGCTCTTCGCAAGTCCGACGTCGGATCGACCGTTCGCCTGTCGGGCTGGGTCCATCGCGTTCGCGACCATGGCGGCGTGCTCTTCATCGATCTGCGCGATCACTATGGCATCACCCAGGTCGTCGCCGATCCGGATAGCCCGGCCTTCAAGCTGGCCGAAACCGTGCGCGGCGAATGGGTCATTCGCATCGACGGCCTGGTCAAGGCCCGCACGGAAGACACCGTCAACAAGACCATGCCGACCGGCGAGATCGAGCTTTACGCTCAGGAAATCGAGGTTCTCTCGGCCGCCAAGGAACTGCCGCTGCCTATCTTTGGCGAGCCGGACTATCCGGAAGACGTGCGTCTGAAATATCGCTTCCTCGATCTGCGCCGCGACACGCTGCACAAGAACATCGTCAAGCGCACCCAGATCATTTCCGCCATGCGCACGGGCATGGCCGAAGCCGGCTTTGCCGAATACACGACGCCGATCCTGACGGCCTCTTCGCCGGAAGGCGCGCGCGACTTCCTGGTGCCGAGCCGCATTCATGAAGGCAAGTTCTTCGCGCTGCCCCAGGCGCCGCAGCAGTACAAGCAGCTCCTGATGGTCGCCGGTTTCGACCGTTACTTCCAGATCGCCCCCTGCTTCCGCGATGAAGACCCGCGCGCCGACCGTCTGCCGGGCGAATTCTACCAGCTCGACGTCGAAATGAGCTTCGTTACCCAGGAAGATGTCTGGGGCACGATGGAGCCGATGATGACCAAGGTCTTCGAGCAGTTTGCCGAAGGCAAGCCGGTGACGAAGCAGTGGCCGCGCATCCCCTATGACGAAGCGATCCGCAAGTATGGCTCCGACAAGCCGGACCTGCGCAACCCGATCGTCATGCAGGCCGTCACCGACCATTTCCGCGATTCCGGCTTCAAGATCTTCGCGAACATGATCGCCTCCAACCCGAAGGTCGAAGTCTGGGCCATTCCCGCCAAGACCGGCGGTTCCAGAGCTTTCTGTGACCGCATGAATGCCTGGGCGCAGTCGACCGGTCAGCCGGGCCTCGGCTATATCTTCTGGAAGGAAGAGGATGGCAAGATCGCCGGCTCCGGCCCGCTCGCCAAGAATATCGGCGAAGAACGCACGGAAGCGATCCGCACACAACTCGGCCTTGAAGCGGGCGACGCCTGCTTCTTCGTCGCCGGCGATCCGGCAAAGTTCTACAAGTTTGCCGGCGAAGCCCGCACCCGCGCTGGTGAGGAACTGAATCTCGTTGATCGCGACCGTTTCGAAATGTGCTGGATCGTCGACTTCCCGTTCTACGAATGGAACGAAGACGAAAAGAAGATCGATTTCGCCCACAACCCCTTCTCCATGCCGCAGGGTGGTCTGGAAGCGCTGGAAAGCCAGGATCCGCTGTCGCTGAAGGCCTATCAGTATGACGCCGTCTGCAACGGCTTCGAAATCGCTTCGGGCTCGATCCGTAACCAGTCGCCGGAACTGATGGTCAAGGCGTTCGAACTGGTCGGCCTGTCGAAGGACGATGTCGAGGAACGCTTCGGCGGCATGTACCGTGCCTTCCAGTACGGCGCCCCTCCGCATGGCGGCTGCGCCTTCGGCATCGACCGTGTGGTCATGCTCTTGGTCGGCGCAAAGAACCTGCGCGAAATCTCGCTCTTCCCGATGAACCAGCAGGCCCAGGACTTGCTGATGAACGCCCCGTCGCCGGCCACCCCGACGCAATTGCGCGAATTGGCGCTGCGCGTGGTGCCGCAGCCGAAGAAGGACTGA
- a CDS encoding putative bifunctional diguanylate cyclase/phosphodiesterase, with amino-acid sequence MNALEASYQHRQAEERGQALERLSNTDYLTGVDNRRAIDARLQECWDAWLSQDTSFAVILFDIDLFKRYNDCYGHQTGDECLITVARAVNTELRKHGVSFGRFGGEEFIAIAQVETKADALAIAEAIRRTVEDMQLPHEQRKDGISVVTVSVGIAMSRQSTHPSLNKIIQEADRALYAAKREGRNCVHFFDPRDPQSIDETETIAATLRGALQNNLANMVYQPIVNLSTGKIEAYEALMRMKMFDGTPISPSRFIPIAEDTGMILPLGLWAIRRACIDLLLSDRTPMVSVNISRVQLKSPSFARSVSDLLAETGIDGRRLALEITEGLDLDGQADALRCLRELSELGIRIWLDDFGTGFAGLSWLRMFPFDTVKIDKSFLHDASSASGRKMLSDIVDLVHHRGARILIEGVEDASQLELARELGAHQVQGYHTGRPTPADLAPVMSGVAPGVAKDATKPALRQIHPRQ; translated from the coding sequence TTGAATGCGCTCGAAGCTTCCTACCAGCATCGTCAAGCTGAAGAACGTGGTCAAGCATTGGAGCGCCTCTCCAACACCGACTATCTGACGGGCGTCGACAACCGTCGGGCGATTGATGCGCGCCTGCAAGAGTGCTGGGACGCGTGGCTAAGCCAGGATACCTCCTTTGCAGTCATCCTGTTCGATATCGATCTGTTCAAGCGCTACAACGACTGCTACGGCCATCAAACGGGCGATGAATGCCTGATCACGGTGGCGCGTGCCGTCAATACCGAGCTCCGCAAGCATGGTGTCAGTTTCGGGCGCTTCGGGGGTGAAGAGTTCATTGCGATTGCCCAGGTTGAGACCAAGGCCGATGCGCTTGCCATCGCAGAAGCGATCCGCAGGACTGTCGAGGATATGCAGTTGCCGCATGAGCAGCGCAAGGACGGGATATCCGTTGTCACTGTCAGCGTCGGCATCGCGATGAGCCGGCAGTCGACACATCCGAGCCTGAACAAGATCATTCAGGAGGCGGATCGCGCCCTTTACGCTGCCAAGCGCGAGGGACGCAATTGCGTTCACTTCTTTGATCCCCGCGACCCGCAATCGATCGACGAAACAGAAACGATTGCCGCGACACTGAGAGGCGCGCTGCAGAACAATCTCGCGAACATGGTCTACCAGCCGATCGTCAACCTCTCGACGGGGAAGATTGAGGCCTATGAGGCCCTGATGCGAATGAAGATGTTTGATGGCACGCCAATATCGCCCTCACGCTTCATTCCGATTGCGGAAGATACCGGGATGATCCTGCCACTTGGGCTCTGGGCCATCCGCCGTGCCTGCATCGATCTTCTGCTCAGCGACCGTACGCCTATGGTCTCCGTGAACATCTCCCGTGTACAGCTGAAAAGCCCCAGTTTTGCCCGCAGCGTTTCAGACCTCCTCGCTGAAACCGGAATCGACGGTCGTCGACTGGCATTGGAAATCACCGAGGGACTTGATCTCGATGGTCAGGCCGACGCGCTGCGCTGCCTGCGGGAGCTGTCAGAACTGGGCATCCGGATCTGGCTCGACGATTTTGGAACAGGTTTCGCCGGCCTTTCCTGGCTGCGCATGTTCCCATTCGATACGGTCAAGATCGACAAGTCCTTCCTGCATGATGCCTCGAGCGCGAGCGGTCGGAAAATGCTGTCCGATATCGTGGATCTAGTTCACCATCGCGGTGCACGCATCCTGATCGAAGGTGTGGAAGACGCCTCACAGCTTGAACTTGCCCGCGAGCTCGGCGCGCATCAGGTTCAGGGTTATCACACGGGCCGCCCCACCCCGGCCGATCTCGCCCCGGTCATGTCCGGCGTCGCTCCGGGCGTCGCCAAGGACGCGACGAAACCGGCACTGCGCCAAATTCATCCGCGTCAGTAA
- the ldtR gene encoding transcriptional regulator LdtR yields the protein MNTKLKPQPAPLDPQEEAIRSLYLESLHLVERLHRRLLDVVKDEFDRRGRSDINAVQALLLFNIGNSELTAGELRSRGYYLGSNVSYNVKKLVDLGFINHQRSRVDRRSVRISLTPEGQEIAEVVAKLYERHIGSIQKVGGIGSDEFTQMNKLLQRLDRFWNDQILYRL from the coding sequence ATGAACACCAAGCTCAAGCCGCAGCCGGCCCCCCTTGATCCCCAGGAAGAGGCCATCCGTTCTCTGTATCTCGAATCCCTGCATCTGGTCGAGCGCCTGCACCGTCGCTTGCTCGACGTGGTGAAGGACGAGTTTGACCGCCGGGGGCGCAGCGACATCAACGCCGTGCAGGCGCTGCTGCTCTTCAACATCGGTAACTCCGAACTGACCGCCGGCGAACTGCGTTCGCGTGGCTACTACCTCGGGTCCAACGTCTCCTACAATGTCAAGAAGCTGGTCGACCTCGGTTTCATCAACCACCAGCGTTCGCGGGTTGATCGCCGCTCGGTCCGCATCAGTCTGACACCGGAAGGTCAGGAGATCGCCGAAGTTGTCGCCAAGCTTTATGAGCGCCATATCGGCTCGATCCAGAAAGTGGGTGGCATTGGTTCGGACGAATTCACCCAGATGAACAAGCTGCTTCAACGCCTTGACCGCTTCTGGAACGACCAGATCCTCTATCGTCTCTGA
- a CDS encoding class I SAM-dependent methyltransferase, which yields MRQIEISLDGQSLITPESIGAHFVVPGSTVREEELQKALAELALVLGIAMQQQVQQTTQPAEIIHRVAGSLHQIRSRYSPSVWQQLIPVAQQHPVAQFFLQDPFTRWSFEKPRGYSGDAQLLDFIYGHDSIADQIASASPVGKALYDYTKDASSSVAVRERRDLLTEYVDLAADSSDGDAEILTIAAGHLREAERSRALREKRLKRWVALDQDPLSVGAVSSEYAGTAVEAIDGSVRTVLMRSQKLGMFNLVYAAGLYDYLSDEVAIKLSQRCLQMLKPRGTFLFANFATEIVVDGYMETFMNWALLLRSEEDMWRIMKATTEGMDVECSIRFGANRNIVYGIIRKLS from the coding sequence ATGAGACAGATTGAAATTTCCTTGGACGGTCAAAGCCTCATAACTCCCGAGTCAATTGGCGCACATTTTGTAGTTCCAGGCTCGACGGTACGAGAAGAGGAGTTGCAGAAGGCCCTTGCGGAGTTGGCGCTGGTGCTGGGCATAGCCATGCAGCAACAGGTTCAGCAAACTACGCAGCCAGCAGAGATCATTCACAGAGTTGCAGGATCTCTGCATCAAATTCGGTCCCGTTACTCTCCGAGTGTCTGGCAACAACTGATACCGGTTGCACAGCAGCACCCGGTGGCGCAATTTTTTCTCCAGGATCCGTTCACACGATGGTCGTTTGAGAAGCCACGTGGGTACTCGGGAGATGCTCAGCTTCTGGATTTTATCTACGGCCATGACAGCATAGCCGATCAAATCGCAAGTGCATCTCCAGTTGGGAAGGCGCTTTATGACTACACGAAGGATGCTTCATCTTCGGTTGCAGTGCGAGAGCGCCGAGATCTTCTGACCGAATATGTCGACCTAGCTGCCGATTCATCCGATGGAGATGCAGAGATACTTACAATTGCCGCCGGACACCTTCGTGAGGCAGAGCGGTCGAGGGCGCTTAGAGAAAAGCGGCTGAAGCGCTGGGTCGCCCTGGATCAGGATCCACTCAGCGTGGGGGCAGTTTCCAGTGAGTATGCAGGTACCGCGGTTGAGGCAATCGATGGATCGGTACGCACGGTTTTGATGCGTTCGCAAAAGCTGGGAATGTTCAACCTCGTCTATGCCGCAGGGCTCTACGACTATCTCTCAGATGAAGTTGCCATCAAGCTTTCCCAGCGCTGCCTTCAGATGCTGAAGCCGCGTGGCACCTTCCTCTTTGCCAATTTTGCTACGGAAATTGTGGTCGACGGCTACATGGAAACATTCATGAACTGGGCCTTGCTGCTACGTTCTGAGGAAGACATGTGGCGCATCATGAAAGCGACGACCGAAGGCATGGATGTGGAGTGCAGCATTCGCTTCGGCGCGAACCGCAACATCGTTTACGGCATCATCCGCAAACTTTCGTAA
- a CDS encoding RDD family protein — protein sequence MSLDSNNLTAAPDDWRAYSGVLSRRVFAFILDYIIVALLWIPAAVIVFFLGIITLGLGWLLYPILFFVVAALYFGMSLAGPAQATPGMRAMGIAMVRLDGRKLDFVTAIAHLALFWILNSVLTPLILLAGLFIERSRLVHDLLLGTAIARTT from the coding sequence ATGAGCCTCGACAGCAATAACCTGACAGCCGCACCGGATGACTGGCGTGCCTATAGCGGCGTGCTGTCGCGCCGTGTGTTCGCGTTCATTCTGGATTACATCATCGTTGCCCTGCTCTGGATTCCGGCGGCGGTGATTGTCTTCTTTCTTGGCATCATCACCCTTGGCCTTGGCTGGCTGCTTTATCCCATTCTGTTCTTCGTCGTAGCAGCCCTCTATTTCGGCATGTCACTCGCTGGGCCTGCTCAAGCAACACCTGGCATGCGAGCCATGGGGATTGCCATGGTGCGACTGGACGGACGCAAGCTGGATTTCGTAACGGCAATCGCGCATCTGGCGCTGTTCTGGATCCTGAATTCGGTCTTGACACCGCTGATCCTGCTGGCTGGTCTCTTCATCGAGCGGTCGCGGCTCGTCCATGATCTCCTGCTCGGAACCGCAATTGCGCGGACAACCTGA
- the hemB gene encoding porphobilinogen synthase, with product MQDKTHQVDEVTGNRRMRRLRKADWQRRMVQENRLTVDDLIWPIFIVPGSGIVDPIAAMPGVNRMSIDKAVDAAREAADLGIPALATFPNVDLSLRDETGSEILNPDNLINQATAAIKKAVPDIGIITDVALDPFTSHGHDGIFRDGEIVNDETVEQLVKAAIAQADAGSDIIAPSDMMDGRIGAIRRGLDAAGHQSVGIMSYATKFASCYYGPYREAISTSGLLKGDKKSYYVDPANGTEALRDAALDVEEGADMLMVKPGLPYLDICWRMKEAFGLPVFAYQVSGEYAQIKAAAANGWLDGERAMMETLLCFKRAGCDGILTYFALDVARILSRTR from the coding sequence ATGCAGGACAAGACGCACCAGGTTGACGAGGTGACCGGCAACCGTCGCATGCGGCGGCTTCGAAAGGCGGATTGGCAACGCCGAATGGTGCAGGAAAACCGGCTGACCGTTGACGATCTCATCTGGCCGATCTTCATCGTTCCCGGCTCCGGTATCGTGGACCCCATTGCGGCGATGCCGGGTGTCAATCGCATGAGCATCGACAAGGCGGTCGATGCGGCGCGAGAAGCTGCTGACCTCGGTATTCCCGCGCTTGCGACTTTTCCAAACGTTGACCTCTCCCTGCGCGACGAGACCGGATCTGAGATCCTCAATCCCGACAATCTGATCAACCAGGCAACGGCAGCTATCAAGAAAGCAGTACCGGACATCGGCATCATTACCGATGTCGCCCTGGACCCTTTCACGAGCCATGGACATGACGGCATCTTTCGCGACGGAGAGATCGTGAATGATGAGACCGTGGAGCAACTCGTCAAAGCGGCAATCGCCCAAGCGGACGCCGGTTCGGACATCATCGCGCCCTCCGACATGATGGATGGCCGGATCGGCGCAATCCGTCGCGGACTTGACGCGGCCGGCCACCAAAGTGTGGGCATCATGTCCTACGCAACAAAATTTGCGTCCTGCTATTATGGCCCCTATCGGGAGGCCATCTCGACGAGCGGACTGCTGAAAGGCGACAAGAAATCCTACTATGTCGATCCGGCCAACGGCACCGAAGCCTTGCGTGATGCGGCGCTCGATGTCGAGGAAGGTGCGGACATGCTGATGGTGAAACCCGGCCTGCCCTATCTCGACATCTGCTGGAGGATGAAGGAAGCCTTTGGTCTGCCGGTCTTTGCCTACCAGGTCTCAGGCGAGTATGCGCAGATCAAGGCTGCAGCCGCGAATGGCTGGCTGGATGGGGAGCGCGCCATGATGGAAACGCTGCTTTGCTTCAAGCGGGCCGGTTGCGATGGTATTCTCACCTATTTCGCCCTGGATGTCGCGCGCATCCTGTCCAGGACGCGGTGA